Within Methanomicrobiales archaeon, the genomic segment TAGAATTAGATAGATCTTTTCCTCTGCACCGGAGACTGCTCAAAAGGAGGGCAGAGAATGAATTTTAACCCCTAACTCACGCGGAGTTTAGGTCTCAGATTAAGCAAGTATATATAAAACGAAAATAAAATATTAAAAGTAACAGATAATGATAAAGATTGGCTACAAGAATTATGAAGTAGATCTCCCTCCCAATAGCTTAGTTGTTGATATAGGGAGTGGTAATAATCCAAATGGGCGAGCAAATATTTTAGTCGATAAAACGATTGAAGAGAGTATAGATCGAAGCGGAGCAAAGGCAGTAGTCTTTGATGATAGGGATTTTATTTTGGCTGATATATTAAGAGGCCTACCTTTTAAATTGAAGTCAATAGATTATGCGATATCATGCCATGTTGCTGAGCATGTAGATGATCCAAAATTCTTTTGTCAAGAAATTAACCGCGTAGCGAAGGCGGGATACATTGAAACTCCTGGCCCCATGTCGGATCTATTTTTAAATGAACCCTTCCATAAATGGAAGATTTTTAAGAAAGGTGACGTTTTGTATTTCGTGAAAAAAAGGAAGTATAGGCCCATATCGAATACATTTTATTCGCTATATTACTATGGAGATCATCGATCGGGACATCAAATGTTAAATTTTAATAATAAATATATTAATATATTTATTATATCTATCCTAAAAAGAATTTTAAACACATCTTGGAAATATCTACCCTATACATATACTTGCTATGAATGGA encodes:
- a CDS encoding methyltransferase domain-containing protein; protein product: MIKIGYKNYEVDLPPNSLVVDIGSGNNPNGRANILVDKTIEESIDRSGAKAVVFDDRDFILADILRGLPFKLKSIDYAISCHVAEHVDDPKFFCQEINRVAKAGYIETPGPMSDLFLNEPFHKWKIFKKGDVLYFVKKRKYRPISNTFYSLYYYGDHRSGHQMLNFNNKYINIFIISILKRILNTSWKYLPYTYTCYEWKDEIRWKIIE